The Gloeobacter violaceus PCC 7421 DNA window CGTGAGCAGCTCGAAGTACGTTTCCACCAGGGCGTCGGGGGTCTTCTCCAGCTTCGAGTACATCGTGAGCGGGTCTTCGGTGACGCCCACGTAATTGTCGAGGGATTTGGACATTTTCTTGACGCCGTCGAGGCCCACCAGCAACGGCACCGTGAGGGCAAGCTGCGGCTTTTTGCCGAACAATTCTTGCAAGTTGCGGCCCATGAGCAAGTTAAAGCGTTGGTCGGTCCCGCCCAGTTCGATGTCGGCGTCGAGGGCGACCGAGTCGTAGCCTTGCATCAGCGGGTAGAGAAATTCGTGCAAGTAGATGGCCGTACCCGCCTCGTAGCGCTGGCCAAAGTCCTCTTTGGCGAGCATCTGGGCGACGCTGGTGGAGGCGAGGAGCTTGATAATTGCGGCCAGATCCAGACCCGATAGCCACTCGGTGTTGTTGCGCACTTCGAGTGTGTCGAAATTCAGAATCAGCCGGGCCTGGTCGAGATAGGTTTCGGCGTACTCCTCGACCTCAGCGGCACTCAGGCGCGGGCGGGCTTCGGACTTGCCGGTCGGGTCGCCTATCTGGGCGGTAAAGCCGCCGATGAGCAAGATGGCGGTGTGGCCCAGATCTTGAAATTCGCGCAATTTGCGCAGTACGACCGTGTGCCCGAGGTGCAGATCCGGCCGGGTCGGATCGATCCCCAGTTTGACGCGCAGGGGCATTCTAGCGGTTTCAGCATCCGCGAGGCGCCGGGTGAGCGCCTCCGCTCCGCCCGGGAAAATTTCTGCCACGCCGTGCCCACTCAGGCGCTCCACTTGCCGCTCGTCCATCGTCGTTTTGCAACGGTTCAACCACCTATTTAACGGGCTTGGCCGTCTCGCCGGCAATGCGGCGCGCCTCGGCAAGGGCCGCTTCGTCCACTTTGATCGCAGGCTCCTGCTCCTGAGTCTGCCCGGCTTTGCGCTCGAGGGAGCCCACGTAGAGGACGCGCGTCACCCCGGGCCGGGGGTGTACCACCGTGCGCGCTTGGATCAAGAACGTCCCGCCCCCGGCGAGGCTGCGGCCGGTGGAACGCAGATCCACCGCCGCCTGGCGCAGCGTGGTGGCGAGCGCCGCCACAGTGATGGTGGGAGCGACGACGATCACCGCCCGGTTCGCCCCCCGGTCGAAAACGATGCTGAATTTTTCGGCTCCCGGCACCTTTGGGCGGACGATCGAAGGCAGGATGGCGAGGGTCCAGACCCCTGAGGTGAGCACGACCAGAAACGCGGTGGTGCCGAAGGCCCGAAAGCGCCATTTCTGCTTGGTCAGCCAGGCCACCAGGGTCACTGCCGCCGCCAGGATGGTGACGATCCCGAGGATATTGCCCACCTGTGTAAAAAACTCGCCCACGCGCTTTGCCTGTCCCAATCGCCGTTATCATGATCGTCCAAAAAACGGCGTTTGTTGGGATAACAATAAAAGGGCAGCTACAGGTCGGCTTCGATGGACACAGAAGACGTGCGCGCCCTCATCCTCCAGACCTTTCCCGACGCCTCCGTCGAGGTGCAGGATTTCACCGGCACCGGCGACCATTTTCAGGCCATGGTCGTCTCGGAGCGCTTCGCCGGCCTCACGATGATCAAGCAGCACAAACTGGTCTACCAGAGCGTGCAAAATTACATCGACGACGGTCGTATCCACGCCTTGGCTCTGCGCACCTACACCCCCGAGCAGTGGCGGCGCGCCTCGGTGCAGGTCGAACTCTAGCCTTCTCACCGGTTTTTGAGAAATCGGGTTAATTGTGTATAATTCTAATTTGTGTGCGCAACGGCACCACAGGAGCCATTGACCGTGACAGCTAAGACATTTCTCCCCGCAGTTGACGAAATTGAGCGTCGCTGGCTGGTGGTAGATGCCGCCGGGCAACACCTTGGGCGGCTGGCGAGTGTCGTCGCCAATCTCATTCGGGGCAAGCATCGCCCCAACTTCACGCCCCACCTCGACACCGGCGACTTTGTGATCGTCGTCAACGCCGAAAAAGTCGAAGTAACCGGCAAAAAGTCCAGCCAGAAGCTTTATCGCCGCAGTTCCGGC harbors:
- a CDS encoding Ycf51 family protein, with translation MGEFFTQVGNILGIVTILAAAVTLVAWLTKQKWRFRAFGTTAFLVVLTSGVWTLAILPSIVRPKVPGAEKFSIVFDRGANRAVIVVAPTITVAALATTLRQAAVDLRSTGRSLAGGGTFLIQARTVVHPRPGVTRVLYVGSLERKAGQTQEQEPAIKVDEAALAEARRIAGETAKPVK
- a CDS encoding BolA family protein, with the protein product MDTEDVRALILQTFPDASVEVQDFTGTGDHFQAMVVSERFAGLTMIKQHKLVYQSVQNYIDDGRIHALALRTYTPEQWRRASVQVEL
- the rplM gene encoding 50S ribosomal protein L13; amino-acid sequence: MTAKTFLPAVDEIERRWLVVDAAGQHLGRLASVVANLIRGKHRPNFTPHLDTGDFVIVVNAEKVEVTGKKSSQKLYRRSSGRPGGMKVETFSHLQARLPERIVEKAIWGMLPHTRLGRQQFTKLKVYKGPAHPHAAQKPEVFDLSTVLGGHS
- the tyrS gene encoding tyrosine--tRNA ligase, giving the protein MDERQVERLSGHGVAEIFPGGAEALTRRLADAETARMPLRVKLGIDPTRPDLHLGHTVVLRKLREFQDLGHTAILLIGGFTAQIGDPTGKSEARPRLSAAEVEEYAETYLDQARLILNFDTLEVRNNTEWLSGLDLAAIIKLLASTSVAQMLAKEDFGQRYEAGTAIYLHEFLYPLMQGYDSVALDADIELGGTDQRFNLLMGRNLQELFGKKPQLALTVPLLVGLDGVKKMSKSLDNYVGVTEDPLTMYSKLEKTPDALVETYFELLTDLSVSALSANPRERQKRLALAVTGWLHSPEQALRAQEAAAAMVTGSGGTGADLEAVPEFSLTEIAFPVRLANLLKAAGLCPTVSEGMRQIKNGAVRLNQERITDPNCGFAEAAELTGAVLQVGKKHFRRLVPS